From the genome of Pseudomonas yamanorum, one region includes:
- the ddpX gene encoding D-alanyl-D-alanine dipeptidase has product MNTSPLVEIAPPEYPVQVDLIYASADNLAGTVIYRNARCLLHTEAAACLRKASLLARQAGMTLLIYDAYRPAYAQQLLWQALPNPDYVRDPRLGSHHTRGVAVDLTLIDEHGTPLDMGTAFDAMEPKSHQFYPDLPPQVQRNRLLLLGIMLGAGFKAIATEWWHYELPDAELFPLIEESH; this is encoded by the coding sequence GTGAATACCAGCCCATTGGTAGAAATCGCCCCACCGGAATACCCGGTACAGGTCGACCTGATCTACGCCAGTGCCGACAACCTGGCAGGCACCGTGATCTACCGCAACGCCCGCTGCCTGCTGCACACCGAAGCGGCGGCCTGCCTGCGCAAGGCGAGCCTGTTGGCACGCCAGGCCGGCATGACCCTGCTGATCTACGACGCCTATCGGCCGGCCTACGCCCAGCAACTGCTGTGGCAAGCCCTGCCCAACCCGGACTACGTGCGCGACCCGCGCCTGGGCTCGCATCACACCCGTGGCGTGGCGGTCGACCTGACACTGATTGATGAACACGGCACCCCCCTGGACATGGGCACGGCGTTTGATGCCATGGAGCCCAAGTCCCACCAGTTCTACCCCGACCTGCCGCCGCAGGTGCAGCGCAACCGCCTGCTGTTGCTGGGCATCATGCTCGGCGCCGGCTTCAAGGCGATTGCCACCGAGTGGTGGCATTACGAATTGCCGGATGCCGAGCTTTTCCCATTAATTGAGGAGTCACACTGA
- a CDS encoding MurR/RpiR family transcriptional regulator — MDKNSFQRTLEQQFPTLTPTGKRIATYLLGNLQQLPFETADSIAQQAGTTGISVGRFLRALGYRNLDDVKQGLRGDPQASWLITDRLGAFRQENDQEDALDRSLNREIEAIQHVYGLARSQGFADIVQHIVDADAVFILGIQSTRGILNAFHSHLEYIRPKVYYVDGLSGIYAETLNSGFEKPYAITADFRAYSSITPTFCETANAQGLPLALITDLQCPWARDYDLDLLQLKTDVGQFWDSMAPLTCLFNLMVSAVADRYGERLDARLAKNRALQQAFGQFES, encoded by the coding sequence ATGGATAAAAACAGCTTCCAGCGCACGCTGGAACAGCAGTTCCCGACGCTGACGCCCACCGGCAAACGCATCGCGACCTACCTGCTGGGCAACCTGCAACAGCTGCCGTTCGAAACCGCCGACAGCATCGCCCAGCAAGCCGGCACCACCGGGATTTCAGTGGGGCGTTTTTTGCGCGCCTTGGGTTATCGCAACCTCGATGACGTCAAGCAAGGCCTGCGTGGCGACCCGCAAGCGTCCTGGCTGATCACCGACCGCCTGGGTGCCTTTCGCCAGGAGAACGATCAGGAAGACGCCCTCGACCGCTCCCTCAACCGCGAGATCGAAGCCATCCAGCACGTCTATGGCCTGGCCCGCAGCCAGGGTTTCGCCGACATCGTGCAGCACATCGTGGACGCCGACGCCGTGTTCATCCTCGGCATCCAGTCCACCCGCGGCATCCTCAACGCGTTCCACAGTCACCTGGAATACATTCGCCCCAAGGTCTATTACGTCGACGGCCTGTCGGGGATCTACGCCGAGACCCTGAACTCCGGTTTTGAAAAGCCCTACGCCATCACAGCGGACTTCCGCGCGTATTCGAGCATCACGCCCACGTTCTGCGAGACCGCCAATGCCCAGGGTCTACCCTTGGCGCTGATCACCGATTTGCAATGCCCCTGGGCCCGGGACTACGACCTGGACCTGCTGCAACTGAAAACCGATGTCGGCCAGTTCTGGGACTCCATGGCCCCCCTGACGTGCCTGTTCAACCTGATGGTGTCTGCCGTCGCTGACCGCTACGGCGAGCGACTGGATGCACGCCTGGCAAAAAACCGCGCCCTGCAACAGGCCTTCGGCCAGTTCGAATCCTGA
- a CDS encoding secretin and TonB N-terminal domain-containing protein, with amino-acid sequence MLSRGAWRRAGCCLALLLGLAQSVRAEVILDLPAQNLDNALQAFSRATGMAVLVDRELTRGRRSIGVHGRYSAQQALGLLLTGSGLMARYARSDAFTLQVPEVSQPATTRGLKAGHAARINNSYATALQQAIERSLCRSPLTRPGSYRALVQVWVSGDGVIEHSRLVSSTGDLQRDEALVRGLGATRVERPAPSSLRLPVTLLLMPDSTGTRMECTAGEGVSGA; translated from the coding sequence ATGCTGAGCAGGGGGGCTTGGAGGCGCGCGGGCTGCTGCCTGGCTCTGCTGTTGGGGCTGGCGCAAAGCGTGCGCGCCGAAGTGATCCTGGACCTGCCTGCCCAGAACCTGGACAACGCCCTCCAAGCGTTCAGCCGTGCCACCGGCATGGCGGTGCTGGTGGATCGCGAATTGACCCGGGGCCGGCGTTCCATCGGTGTACATGGCCGCTACAGCGCGCAGCAAGCCCTGGGCCTGCTGCTGACAGGGAGTGGCTTGATGGCGCGTTATGCCCGCAGCGATGCGTTCACCCTGCAAGTCCCCGAGGTCAGCCAGCCGGCAACGACGCGGGGACTGAAGGCCGGCCATGCAGCACGGATCAACAACAGCTACGCCACGGCCTTGCAGCAGGCGATCGAGCGCAGTTTGTGCCGTTCGCCCCTGACCCGCCCCGGCAGTTACCGCGCGCTGGTGCAGGTGTGGGTCAGCGGTGACGGGGTGATCGAACACAGCCGCCTGGTCAGCTCCACCGGTGACCTGCAGCGTGACGAAGCGCTGGTACGCGGCTTGGGCGCCACCCGTGTCGAACGCCCGGCGCCCAGTTCACTGCGCTTGCCGGTGACCTTACTTTTGATGCCCGATTCAACAGGAACACGCATGGAATGCACAGCAGGGGAAGGAGTTTCCGGGGCATGA
- a CDS encoding RNA polymerase sigma factor, with translation MKDTGHSTMVSLFLASYEDFKVRLRKRLGSEDLANDVLHETYLRVDRMDVPPNLAQPNAYLYRMALNIAADRRQADARLLTGSEVEELLQTADEAQDPSRVVGGQREIQSLLKALYELPARRRQILIAARLEEAPHLEISKRFGISTRMVEKEIKAGLGHCAQRLERKVIQRFGPGAGKPS, from the coding sequence ATGAAAGACACCGGCCACAGCACGATGGTCAGCCTGTTCCTGGCGTCCTACGAGGACTTCAAGGTACGCCTGCGCAAGCGCCTCGGGTCCGAGGACCTGGCCAACGACGTGCTGCACGAAACCTACCTGCGGGTCGACCGCATGGACGTGCCGCCGAACCTGGCGCAACCCAATGCTTACCTGTACCGCATGGCCCTGAACATCGCCGCCGACCGACGCCAGGCGGATGCGCGGCTGCTGACCGGCAGTGAAGTCGAAGAGCTGCTGCAGACAGCCGATGAAGCCCAGGACCCCTCGCGGGTGGTGGGTGGCCAGCGGGAAATCCAGTCCTTGCTCAAGGCCCTCTACGAACTGCCGGCGCGGCGGCGCCAGATCCTCATCGCTGCGCGCCTGGAAGAGGCGCCGCACCTGGAAATCTCCAAGCGTTTCGGGATTTCCACGCGCATGGTCGAAAAGGAAATCAAGGCCGGGCTGGGCCACTGCGCGCAGCGCCTTGAAAGAAAAGTGATCCAGCGGTTCGGTCCCGGGGCCGGAAAACCGTCTTAG
- a CDS encoding FecR family protein produces MNIFNFSAARNTPDSPLHDEARDWLVLLTSGRATVADAKALRQWCAQSPEHARAFEQAKVLWQQLAPAAEQVSRPRHFGRRAFLGGAIAASAAVFMVRFTVPGGFAGLTADYRTEVGEQRRVELGEGVRLELNTQTRISRREGGIELVEGEVEVVANAAMPLQVQAGGGWLSAARARFNVRNTDHSVCVTCIDGALLVAVGGRTVRLEGGRQLTYDAGGVGEPVAVDVQAVVAWREQVLVFDNATLATVVDEINRYRPGMLLLMNAELGKRRVQARFSLHQLAGVALLIRDAYGAKCTELPGGVVLLS; encoded by the coding sequence TTGAACATTTTTAACTTCTCCGCTGCCCGGAATACCCCAGACAGCCCCCTGCACGATGAAGCGCGTGACTGGCTGGTGCTGCTGACTTCGGGCCGGGCCACCGTTGCGGATGCCAAAGCGTTGCGCCAGTGGTGCGCCCAGAGTCCGGAACATGCCCGGGCGTTCGAGCAGGCCAAGGTGTTGTGGCAGCAATTGGCTCCGGCCGCCGAGCAGGTTTCCCGTCCACGGCATTTTGGGCGGCGGGCGTTTTTGGGTGGGGCGATTGCGGCGTCGGCGGCGGTGTTTATGGTGCGGTTTACCGTGCCGGGTGGGTTTGCGGGGTTGACGGCGGATTATCGCACCGAGGTTGGGGAGCAGCGGCGGGTGGAGTTGGGTGAGGGGGTTCGGCTGGAGCTCAATACCCAGACGCGGATCAGTCGGCGTGAGGGGGGGATTGAGTTGGTGGAGGGGGAGGTTGAGGTGGTTGCCAATGCGGCGATGCCGCTCCAGGTTCAGGCTGGTGGAGGGTGGTTGAGTGCGGCTCGGGCGCGGTTCAATGTGCGCAATACGGATCACAGTGTGTGTGTGACGTGCATTGATGGGGCGCTGTTGGTGGCTGTGGGTGGGCGTACGGTTCGGCTTGAGGGTGGGCGGCAACTGACTTATGACGCTGGCGGTGTGGGTGAGCCGGTGGCGGTGGATGTGCAGGCGGTGGTGGCCTGGCGGGAGCAGGTGTTGGTGTTTGATAACGCGACCTTGGCGACGGTGGTGGATGAGATTAATCGCTATCGGCCGGGGATGTTGCTGCTGATGAATGCGGAGTTGGGCAAGCGGCGGGTGCAGGCGCGGTTTAGTTTGCATCAGTTGGCGGGGGTGGCGCTTTTGATTCGCGATGCGTATGGGGCCAAGTGTACGGAGTTGCCGGGGGGGGTGGTTTTGTTGAGTTAA
- a CDS encoding IS4 family transposase produces the protein MTKLILEQAVDAAWVDKVFDDHRQRQYSRELLFSTVVELMSLVSLGLRPSLHAAARKMEGLSVSVSALYDKIKRTEPELLRALISGSAERLIPTVETLGHSSILPGWQLRIVDGNHLPATEKRLGALRNERGAARPGFSVVAYDPDLDLVVDLQPWEDAYASERVSVLPLLARACAGQLWMADRLYCTLPILQACEDTGASFIVRQPSKHPRLVQESEWQDSGTVDSGTVREQIIEVKGGRRWRRVELSLQTANDSGDLVMWFWSNLPDTIGARQIADLYRHRWSIEGMFQRLESVLDSEITGLGSPKAALLGFASAVLAYNVLSVLKRSVEQAHRETQPEGWQVSIFHLAVHVRSDYQGLQIALPAENFPLEKTPQGLAERLLALARMIKPKSVAKSPRGPKVAKPKEWLEGKAARAHVSTARVLKAAKSDKRT, from the coding sequence ATGACCAAGTTGATATTAGAGCAGGCAGTAGATGCCGCTTGGGTTGACAAGGTGTTCGATGATCACCGCCAACGGCAGTACTCACGTGAGCTTTTGTTTTCAACCGTTGTTGAGCTGATGTCCCTTGTTTCATTGGGCTTGAGGCCGTCGTTGCACGCGGCGGCGCGCAAGATGGAGGGCCTTTCGGTCAGTGTTTCGGCACTCTATGACAAGATCAAGCGAACCGAACCCGAGCTGCTTCGCGCCCTCATTTCGGGCAGTGCCGAGCGTTTGATACCAACCGTCGAAACGCTCGGCCATTCATCGATCCTGCCCGGCTGGCAGTTGCGTATTGTGGATGGCAACCACTTGCCGGCCACTGAAAAACGTCTAGGCGCTCTGCGCAATGAGCGCGGCGCAGCGCGCCCAGGATTTTCAGTAGTTGCCTACGATCCGGATCTGGATTTAGTCGTTGATCTTCAGCCGTGGGAAGATGCCTACGCCAGTGAGCGAGTCAGTGTTTTACCGCTGCTGGCCCGCGCATGCGCGGGCCAGTTGTGGATGGCTGACCGGCTCTATTGCACGCTGCCCATCCTGCAAGCCTGCGAGGACACGGGGGCTTCGTTCATCGTTCGCCAACCCAGTAAGCATCCACGCCTGGTCCAGGAAAGTGAGTGGCAAGACTCAGGGACGGTCGATAGCGGAACCGTTCGCGAACAAATCATCGAAGTGAAGGGTGGCCGCCGCTGGCGACGTGTTGAGTTGAGCCTGCAAACGGCGAATGACTCAGGTGATTTGGTGATGTGGTTCTGGAGCAATTTGCCCGACACCATCGGTGCCCGGCAGATAGCCGATTTATACCGTCATCGCTGGAGTATCGAGGGAATGTTTCAGCGCCTTGAGTCGGTACTGGACAGTGAAATTACAGGCCTTGGCAGCCCGAAAGCCGCGCTATTGGGCTTTGCCTCGGCGGTCCTGGCTTACAACGTTTTGTCGGTTCTCAAGCGTAGCGTTGAGCAGGCGCACCGCGAAACGCAGCCAGAGGGTTGGCAGGTTTCGATTTTCCATTTGGCGGTGCATGTTCGCAGTGATTATCAAGGCTTGCAGATCGCATTGCCTGCGGAAAATTTCCCTCTTGAAAAGACTCCGCAAGGGCTGGCAGAGCGATTGCTGGCCCTGGCAAGGATGATCAAACCTAAGTCCGTAGCAAAAAGCCCTCGTGGCCCCAAAGTAGCCAAGCCCAAGGAGTGGCTGGAAGGTAAGGCAGCACGGGCGCATGTCTCAACAGCTAGGGTGCTTAAGGCGGCCAAGTCGGATAAACGTACTTAA
- a CDS encoding type II secretion system protein GspJ, which translates to MSNQKGFTLIEVMVAIMLMAVVSVIAWRGLDSVTRADQHLQASSEETETLLRALNQMQLDLSLRAGVELGPPIGDEAPKPGGLAAVSVRSSDSKGFRLEVIRSAPVPGDGLQRVRWWLKGDTLYRAAAPARDRYPLPAPRGAVAVLGQVRDLQVRVWDKGWRQLSGNRQEEPLGVEVVLVREAGQGVERYRQVFGPLR; encoded by the coding sequence ATGAGTAACCAGAAGGGTTTTACGCTGATTGAGGTAATGGTGGCGATCATGTTGATGGCGGTGGTCAGTGTGATTGCCTGGCGCGGGCTGGACAGTGTGACCCGTGCTGATCAGCACTTGCAGGCCAGCAGTGAGGAGACTGAGACCTTGTTGCGGGCGCTGAACCAGATGCAGCTGGATCTGAGTTTGCGTGCGGGGGTTGAGTTGGGGCCGCCGATTGGGGATGAGGCGCCGAAGCCTGGGGGGTTGGCGGCGGTGTCGGTGAGGAGTTCGGATAGCAAGGGGTTTCGGTTGGAGGTGATCCGGAGTGCGCCGGTTCCTGGGGATGGGTTGCAGCGGGTGCGGTGGTGGCTCAAGGGGGACACGCTGTATCGGGCGGCGGCACCGGCGCGGGATCGGTATCCGCTGCCAGCGCCCAGGGGTGCGGTGGCGGTGCTTGGGCAGGTCAGGGATTTGCAGGTGCGGGTTTGGGATAAGGGGTGGCGGCAGTTGAGTGGGAATCGGCAGGAGGAGCCGCTGGGGGTTGAGGTGGTTCTGGTGCGGGAGGCGGGTCAGGGGGTGGAGCGGTATCGGCAGGTTTTTGGGCCCCTGCGGTAG
- a CDS encoding GspH/FimT family pseudopilin, translated as MKQQGFTLIELMVVLVIIGIASAAISLSIKPDPLHLLRKDAERLSQLLQVAQAEARADGRAITWKADAKGFRFSRTTDDGLGLEDFSGDQQLRPRAWDSTPMQVRIEPGKHLVLDAEWVNPPMRVVLSDGLHSLSLQRDAAGLLRVVSHE; from the coding sequence ATGAAACAGCAGGGCTTCACGTTGATCGAGCTGATGGTGGTGTTGGTGATCATCGGCATCGCCAGTGCGGCCATCAGCCTGAGCATCAAGCCTGATCCGCTGCACCTGCTGCGCAAGGACGCGGAACGCCTGAGCCAGTTGCTGCAGGTGGCCCAGGCCGAGGCTCGCGCGGATGGCCGGGCGATTACCTGGAAGGCGGATGCCAAGGGGTTTCGCTTTAGCCGCACGACGGATGACGGGTTGGGGTTGGAGGACTTCAGTGGCGATCAGCAACTGCGCCCGCGGGCTTGGGACAGCACGCCGATGCAGGTGCGCATCGAGCCCGGGAAGCACCTGGTGCTGGATGCTGAATGGGTGAACCCGCCGATGCGGGTGGTGCTGTCGGATGGGCTACACAGCCTGAGTCTGCAGCGGGATGCGGCGGGGTTGTTGCGGGTGGTGAGTCATGAGTAA
- a CDS encoding type II secretion system protein N — MAFTHRFSPAHGVQALALLAALAGVATWTPLLLTSAESHTPQAAPQALVSRSDNPAVQWFSNTPAVMQIKVSGVLAGARGAVAILSLNDGPPRSFLLGERLSPGVRLTAIEGDSVEIERGTEKIRVPLDKLPDGPALPSLTRQ, encoded by the coding sequence ATGGCATTCACCCATCGTTTTTCACCCGCCCATGGCGTCCAGGCCTTGGCGTTGCTGGCAGCGCTGGCAGGGGTGGCGACCTGGACGCCGTTGCTGCTCACGTCGGCCGAGTCCCACACCCCGCAGGCCGCGCCCCAGGCATTGGTCTCCCGCAGTGACAACCCTGCCGTGCAGTGGTTTTCCAATACCCCGGCGGTGATGCAGATCAAGGTCTCCGGGGTGCTTGCCGGTGCCCGTGGTGCGGTGGCCATCCTCAGCCTCAACGACGGGCCGCCCCGCAGTTTTTTGTTGGGTGAGCGGCTAAGCCCCGGCGTGCGCTTGACGGCCATTGAAGGCGATAGCGTGGAGATCGAACGTGGTACTGAAAAAATCCGCGTGCCCCTCGACAAGTTGCCCGACGGCCCGGCCTTGCCAAGCCTCACTCGGCAGTAA
- the gspI gene encoding type II secretion system minor pseudopilin GspI translates to MGGPRNEQGFTLIEVLVALAIIAVAMAAAVRVAGLMTTSNGLLRDKSMALLAAQSRLAELRLEGRVSPGRKTFDCDQGRLKLRCEQTISNGPDGRLFQVSVRVLDATREAPPLARLETLMGRPPVKRAVTAE, encoded by the coding sequence ATGGGCGGCCCCCGCAACGAGCAAGGTTTCACCCTGATTGAAGTGTTGGTGGCACTGGCGATCATCGCCGTGGCCATGGCCGCAGCCGTGCGCGTGGCCGGGCTGATGACCACCAGCAACGGGCTGCTGCGGGACAAGTCGATGGCGCTGCTGGCGGCCCAGAGTCGCCTGGCGGAACTGCGCCTGGAAGGTCGGGTGAGTCCCGGGCGCAAGACCTTCGACTGCGACCAGGGTCGGCTGAAATTGCGCTGCGAACAGACCATCAGCAACGGGCCGGATGGGCGGCTGTTCCAAGTCAGCGTTCGGGTGCTGGACGCGACCCGTGAAGCGCCACCCCTGGCGCGCCTGGAAACCTTGATGGGGCGCCCGCCGGTGAAGCGCGCGGTTACTGCCGAGTGA
- the gspG gene encoding type II secretion system major pseudopilin GspG, whose translation MDIAHFTSPRRQRGFTLIEIMVVVVILGILAALVVPKVLDRPDQARATAAKQDIGGLMQALKLYRLDHGSYPTMNQGLKVLVERPADAKNSNWRAYLERLPNDPWGNPYHYLNPGANGEVDVFSLGADGKPDGDGVNADIGSWQL comes from the coding sequence ATGGATATCGCACACTTCACCTCCCCACGCAGGCAGCGTGGTTTCACCCTGATCGAGATCATGGTGGTCGTGGTGATCCTGGGGATTCTGGCGGCGCTGGTGGTGCCCAAGGTGCTCGACCGCCCGGACCAGGCGCGGGCCACAGCCGCCAAGCAGGACATTGGCGGGCTGATGCAGGCCCTGAAACTCTACCGCCTTGACCACGGTTCTTATCCCACTATGAACCAGGGCTTGAAGGTGCTGGTGGAGCGCCCGGCCGACGCGAAAAACAGCAACTGGCGTGCCTACCTCGAGCGCCTGCCCAACGACCCGTGGGGCAACCCTTATCACTACCTCAACCCAGGGGCCAACGGCGAAGTGGATGTGTTCTCCCTCGGCGCCGACGGGAAACCCGATGGTGACGGCGTGAATGCCGATATCGGCTCCTGGCAGCTGTAA
- the gspK gene encoding type II secretion system minor pseudopilin GspK — protein sequence MNSHSPPAAKQRGMAIISALLIAAVVAVIAGAMLTRQTVFTRSLEAEQLRIQGQWLLNGGLETSRQLLWDARRQDVLTRLDQPWARPLGGAFEGRIEDEQGKFNLRNLVTQQHPDAVQLQSFERLCQLIGIDPAVSRRISRRVIDSYDQREVTASLTGGFNSSRDTSPGTAAPLIPAKYPMLRSLTDLSGIEGLDPRQLRRMASYVSVLPGNTWVNGNTASAEVLSSVVPGLSLSQAQALVAERDGGRWFINRGDFVNRLRMPQVAVDTVQVGITSEWFRVQGQVRREQRRVTLEALLYRPEDRQPQVIWSRVGV from the coding sequence ATGAACAGCCATTCGCCCCCAGCGGCGAAGCAGCGCGGCATGGCGATTATCAGCGCCTTGCTGATCGCGGCCGTGGTTGCGGTGATTGCCGGTGCCATGCTCACCCGGCAGACCGTGTTCACCCGCAGCCTGGAAGCCGAACAGCTGCGTATCCAGGGGCAATGGTTATTGAATGGCGGCCTGGAAACCAGTCGCCAACTCCTGTGGGATGCGCGCCGCCAGGACGTCTTGACCCGGCTCGATCAACCGTGGGCACGCCCCCTCGGCGGTGCTTTCGAGGGGCGGATTGAGGATGAGCAGGGCAAGTTCAACCTGCGCAATCTGGTGACCCAACAACACCCGGACGCCGTGCAATTGCAGAGCTTCGAGCGCCTGTGCCAATTGATCGGCATCGACCCGGCCGTGAGCCGCCGCATCAGCCGGCGGGTGATCGACTCATACGACCAGCGCGAGGTCACCGCCTCACTCACCGGTGGTTTCAACAGCAGCCGCGATACCTCGCCCGGAACAGCTGCGCCATTGATTCCAGCCAAGTACCCCATGCTGCGCAGTCTCACTGACCTCAGCGGTATCGAAGGCCTCGACCCGCGTCAACTGCGGCGCATGGCGAGCTACGTCAGCGTGCTGCCCGGCAATACCTGGGTCAACGGCAATACCGCCAGCGCCGAGGTGCTCAGTAGCGTGGTGCCGGGGCTTAGCCTGTCGCAGGCCCAGGCCCTGGTGGCCGAGCGCGACGGCGGGCGCTGGTTTATCAATCGCGGAGATTTCGTCAACCGGTTGCGCATGCCACAGGTCGCGGTGGACACGGTGCAGGTGGGGATCACCAGTGAGTGGTTTCGCGTGCAGGGCCAGGTCCGTCGCGAGCAGCGTCGGGTGACGTTGGAGGCGTTGCTGTATCGCCCCGAAGACCGTCAGCCCCAGGTGATCTGGTCGCGGGTGGGCGTATGA
- the gspL gene encoding type II secretion system protein GspL codes for MKRLRIGLPPLDELTTESQVQFAWLDRAGQVSQLGQGSLAQLANNPAAFFLHPRDSLLTSLELPQLPSAKVDDAVTCAAQALILGSLELMHVAHGPRESSGRVQVGWLPKSSLEHLGRITTQLKIKVRGLYPAPYALPVSEPPSAAFSDGHLLLRLSVQQGAVHPLGQPALDDLLATGVDVHQVTGDARWAGPLPGWGLHGRLQQAATGGWGRAAACTALAVAIWTLGLNLYAARQVEEGQRLKAQMSQQVRQAFPELPVILNPLQQARQQLAARQSGAAAEPGQRFTGLLALAGSSLPSMAGSVESLSYEQGRLQVSLLPDTRSPALAADAQALLAQAGFAATRDDQGWTLGPLAERVEVDADDEAEDE; via the coding sequence ATGAAGCGTTTGCGAATCGGCTTGCCGCCACTGGATGAACTCACCACCGAGAGCCAGGTGCAGTTCGCCTGGTTGGACCGCGCCGGGCAGGTCAGCCAGCTAGGCCAGGGCAGCCTGGCGCAACTGGCGAATAACCCGGCGGCGTTTTTTCTGCACCCGCGGGACAGCCTGCTGACCAGCCTGGAGCTGCCGCAATTGCCCTCCGCCAAGGTCGACGACGCAGTGACGTGCGCGGCCCAGGCATTGATCCTTGGCTCGTTGGAGTTGATGCATGTGGCCCACGGTCCACGGGAAAGCAGCGGACGGGTGCAGGTGGGCTGGTTGCCCAAAAGCAGCCTTGAACACCTGGGCCGGATAACGACCCAATTGAAAATCAAAGTGCGCGGCCTATACCCGGCACCGTATGCGTTGCCAGTCAGCGAGCCACCCAGCGCGGCATTCAGCGACGGGCATTTGCTGCTGCGCCTCAGTGTCCAGCAGGGTGCGGTGCATCCGTTGGGACAGCCCGCGCTGGATGATCTGCTCGCCACCGGCGTCGATGTGCATCAAGTGACCGGCGATGCCCGTTGGGCTGGGCCATTGCCGGGCTGGGGTTTGCACGGGCGGCTTCAGCAGGCGGCCACCGGTGGCTGGGGCAGGGCGGCGGCGTGCACGGCGCTGGCGGTCGCCATCTGGACCCTGGGCCTGAACCTCTACGCCGCCCGCCAGGTCGAGGAAGGCCAGCGCCTCAAGGCGCAGATGAGCCAGCAAGTGCGCCAGGCCTTTCCCGAGCTGCCGGTGATTCTCAACCCGCTGCAACAAGCCCGTCAGCAATTGGCCGCACGCCAGAGTGGCGCGGCGGCTGAGCCGGGCCAGCGTTTTACCGGCTTGCTGGCGCTGGCGGGTAGCAGCCTGCCGTCCATGGCGGGCAGCGTCGAGAGCCTGAGCTACGAGCAAGGCCGTTTGCAGGTGAGCCTGCTGCCCGACACCCGCAGTCCGGCGCTGGCGGCGGACGCGCAGGCGCTGCTGGCCCAGGCCGGGTTCGCCGCCACCCGCGACGACCAGGGCTGGACCCTCGGCCCGCTCGCCGAGCGCGTTGAAGTCGATGCAGACGATGAGGCCGAAGATGAATAA
- the gspM gene encoding type II secretion system protein GspM → MNKRWQLMRSRAQVFWNGLAVREKRLLVGAGLVLAGLLTWLLLIQPPLKKIDYWQAETPKLRSQAEALQVLLQGVAATPRSNDLETALHQSLDNAGLQGRYHLQAQDAGSWRLTFEQAPADAVVDWLLANPRPFSLEVSEARLQRAGAATPSNSAGTLSGTVRMDQAPGAKEAS, encoded by the coding sequence ATGAATAAGCGTTGGCAGCTTATGCGCAGCCGGGCTCAGGTGTTCTGGAATGGCCTGGCCGTGCGTGAAAAACGTCTGCTGGTGGGTGCCGGCCTGGTGCTGGCGGGGCTGCTGACCTGGTTGCTGTTGATCCAGCCACCGCTGAAGAAGATCGATTACTGGCAAGCCGAAACCCCGAAACTGCGCAGCCAGGCCGAGGCCTTGCAGGTGCTGCTGCAAGGCGTCGCGGCAACCCCGCGCAGCAATGACCTGGAAACCGCCTTGCACCAGTCCCTCGACAACGCCGGGCTACAGGGTCGCTATCACTTGCAGGCGCAGGACGCCGGTAGCTGGCGCCTGACCTTCGAGCAAGCCCCGGCGGATGCCGTGGTCGACTGGCTGCTGGCCAACCCTCGGCCATTCTCCCTGGAAGTCTCCGAGGCCCGCCTGCAACGCGCAGGCGCTGCCACCCCTTCAAACTCGGCCGGCACCTTGTCCGGGACCGTTCGCATGGATCAGGCGCCTGGCGCTAAGGAAGCTTCATGA